In Deltaproteobacteria bacterium, a genomic segment contains:
- a CDS encoding response regulator transcription factor, giving the protein MNKQNPIRILIVDDHPVVRQGLVALIERREDMTVVGEGNNGREAIELFRRFTPDITLLDLRMPEVDGVTAITAIREQSPTARIVVLTTYDSDEDVYRGLRAGAKAYLLKDTPPQELLDTIRAVHAGQTRIPPDVAAKLAERMTGPELTHRELDVLRLLMAGKSNKEIAAALFISEGTVKTHVNNILGKLGASDRTQAVTTALKRGLVSLS; this is encoded by the coding sequence ATGAACAAACAAAACCCTATTCGTATCCTCATCGTTGATGACCACCCAGTTGTTCGTCAAGGCTTAGTAGCCCTCATAGAACGTCGCGAAGATATGACCGTGGTAGGTGAAGGAAATAACGGGCGCGAGGCAATTGAACTCTTCCGTCGTTTCACTCCAGATATCACGCTGCTCGATTTACGGATGCCTGAAGTCGATGGTGTCACAGCCATCACCGCAATCCGCGAACAATCGCCTACTGCTCGTATTGTCGTCCTGACGACCTACGACAGCGATGAGGACGTCTACCGTGGGTTGCGAGCAGGTGCGAAAGCCTATCTTCTCAAAGATACCCCACCGCAAGAGCTGCTCGACACAATTCGTGCTGTCCATGCCGGGCAAACTCGTATCCCTCCCGATGTCGCCGCAAAACTTGCGGAACGCATGACCGGCCCAGAACTCACCCACAGAGAGCTTGATGTTCTCCGGTTACTCATGGCGGGAAAGAGTAACAAAGAAATTGCCGCAGCCTTGTTCATAAGTGAAGGAACCGTAAAAACACACGTCAATAATATTCTCGGAAAACTCGGCGCCAGTGACAGAACACAAGCAGTGACCACCGCCCTCAAGCGAGGACTTGTCTCGTTATCCTGA
- a CDS encoding PAS domain S-box protein — MTSIDSRPQPLVPIPSSPFSRPLTHISHSVFTERPDGYLVTDGAGTIQEANFSAAHLLQTTPAALRGKPILRYLAQDSRKLFLSFLRRLRTSAPRIQSSRATLQPHRGPSLHVTLSVLASRDVTGRFLTFHCQLTDLSPHQRFDSPREPGESQPTDLDAMKDLTLCTHDLNGVLLFVNHAVASALGYQTRHMIGHSLAEFLVPAEQRQFDAYIQRIQSSPIQSGALRFSTRTGEEQYFMYRTARHEVAGHPLYVHLYAQRHSAETQRNSPRVLPREGRQYYTRDQAEALAKTNEILQKEIADRSRAEAALQQAHQDLERRVAARTVELFQANMLLEQEIIERQHAQDALRNSEARYRLLSASAPIGIAQTDANGAIVYTNPYWQTLAHLTFEQTLGKGWLQAIHPDDRSSVATAWSTSVRTYREFSLEWRFFLPSGEPLWVHARATPLRSAEGEFVGHVSTLEDITSQKKAQALLQEEAQVSRRQTTALARTLKALTAEPNLDSFLSQVLTAIAQQLNTYRARLWLYEKSQESFSPYMAYENGAAQLIPSTTSSSHLAADFDESLFWPELVQTHRPILVTDVEHDPRLSHGKELYALGTRTLLLVPLLLEDEATGWLSLQSTTLNNYRPEEIELAQALAQQIALAMQLANFAEQRRQAAILDERNRLAREIHDTLAQSLTGIVIQLEAAKEILSPAPDGAQLHLTRAMALAREGLTEARRSVRALRPQMLDHQDLPTALQHLTTQLSTRTQIPIAFTLHGTPCTLPAEVAANLLRISQEAIINAWKHAQPKTISLDLEFQLGEVRLRVCDDGRGFDTVSSPAASGFGLISMRERAERLGGHLTIASTPGHGTEVTVTVSTS, encoded by the coding sequence ATGACTTCCATCGATTCACGCCCACAGCCACTCGTACCGATACCCAGTTCTCCCTTCAGTCGTCCACTCACCCATATCTCTCACAGCGTGTTCACAGAACGTCCAGATGGCTATCTGGTAACTGACGGAGCTGGAACTATTCAAGAAGCCAATTTTTCCGCCGCACATCTTTTACAAACGACTCCAGCTGCTCTCCGCGGCAAACCGATTCTACGTTATCTGGCACAAGACAGTCGTAAGCTTTTCCTTTCCTTCCTCCGTCGCCTTCGCACCTCCGCCCCTCGTATCCAATCTTCACGAGCAACCCTGCAGCCTCATCGTGGCCCCTCTCTCCACGTTACCTTATCGGTCCTGGCATCGCGCGACGTCACTGGCAGATTTCTCACTTTTCACTGTCAGTTGACTGACCTCTCTCCGCACCAACGTTTCGATTCTCCTCGTGAACCTGGAGAATCTCAACCAACCGACCTTGATGCAATGAAGGATCTTACTCTCTGTACGCACGACCTCAACGGAGTCCTCCTCTTTGTCAACCACGCAGTCGCGTCTGCCCTTGGTTATCAAACGCGGCACATGATCGGCCATAGCCTTGCAGAGTTTCTTGTTCCCGCCGAACAGCGCCAGTTTGACGCCTACATCCAACGTATCCAAAGTAGCCCCATACAATCAGGCGCATTACGTTTCTCCACCAGAACTGGTGAAGAGCAATACTTCATGTACCGGACCGCTCGTCACGAGGTTGCAGGTCATCCACTCTATGTTCACCTGTATGCACAAAGACACTCTGCTGAGACCCAACGCAACAGCCCGCGTGTGTTACCCCGTGAAGGGCGTCAGTATTATACTCGAGATCAAGCCGAGGCGCTGGCCAAAACGAATGAAATCCTCCAAAAGGAAATCGCCGATCGCTCTCGAGCCGAAGCAGCGCTGCAACAGGCCCATCAAGATCTCGAACGCCGCGTTGCAGCCCGTACTGTGGAACTTTTTCAGGCGAACATGTTACTGGAACAAGAGATCATCGAGCGGCAACATGCTCAGGACGCCCTTCGCAATAGCGAAGCCCGTTACCGATTGCTCAGCGCTTCTGCTCCTATTGGTATCGCTCAGACTGACGCGAACGGCGCAATCGTCTATACGAACCCGTATTGGCAAACGCTAGCCCATCTGACCTTCGAACAAACGTTAGGCAAAGGCTGGCTCCAAGCGATACATCCCGATGATCGAAGCTCGGTCGCCACCGCCTGGTCGACTTCCGTCCGCACCTATCGTGAATTCTCCCTCGAATGGCGATTCTTCCTTCCCAGCGGTGAGCCCCTCTGGGTTCATGCTCGAGCTACGCCGCTTCGTTCCGCAGAAGGTGAATTCGTCGGTCATGTCAGTACTCTCGAAGATATTACCTCTCAGAAAAAAGCTCAGGCATTACTCCAAGAAGAAGCCCAAGTCTCCCGCAGACAGACCACTGCCCTTGCCCGCACGCTCAAAGCGCTGACCGCCGAACCCAACCTCGATTCCTTCTTAAGCCAGGTATTGACCGCCATTGCTCAGCAGTTGAATACGTATCGAGCCCGCTTGTGGCTCTATGAAAAGTCACAGGAGAGTTTTTCGCCATATATGGCGTACGAAAATGGAGCCGCCCAACTCATTCCTTCCACCACCTCCTCTTCTCATCTTGCTGCGGATTTCGACGAGTCGCTCTTCTGGCCCGAACTCGTACAGACACATCGCCCTATTCTCGTTACCGATGTCGAACACGATCCACGCCTATCCCACGGGAAGGAATTGTACGCTCTGGGTACCCGCACGCTGCTGCTGGTTCCTCTTCTCCTGGAAGATGAGGCTACAGGGTGGCTAAGCCTTCAAAGTACAACACTGAACAACTACCGTCCCGAGGAGATCGAACTCGCTCAAGCTTTGGCCCAGCAAATTGCCCTTGCTATGCAGCTAGCCAATTTTGCTGAACAACGCCGACAAGCCGCGATCCTCGACGAGCGTAATCGCTTGGCTCGTGAGATTCACGATACTCTAGCCCAGAGCCTGACCGGTATTGTCATTCAACTAGAGGCAGCAAAAGAAATCCTCTCTCCAGCCCCCGATGGTGCACAGCTCCACTTAACCCGAGCAATGGCTCTCGCGCGCGAAGGCCTCACGGAAGCTCGCCGCTCGGTACGTGCATTACGTCCACAAATGCTCGACCATCAAGATCTGCCCACTGCCTTGCAACACTTGACGACCCAGCTCAGCACGCGTACGCAGATTCCTATCGCATTCACGCTTCACGGCACTCCCTGCACTCTCCCAGCCGAAGTTGCCGCAAATCTTTTGCGCATCAGTCAAGAAGCTATTATTAATGCTTGGAAACATGCACAACCGAAAACCATTTCGCTCGATTTAGAATTTCAACTAGGCGAGGTACGCCTGCGGGTATGTGACGATGGTCGCGGATTTGACACCGTGTCCTCTCCAGCCGCAAGTGGTTTTGGCCTTATCAGTATGCGGGAACGCGCAGAACGTCTCGGCGGACATCTTACGATCGCTAGTACCCCTGGGCATGGTACCGAAGTAACAGTTACAGTTTCCACCTCTTAA
- a CDS encoding NAD-dependent epimerase/dehydratase family protein produces the protein MANRGHVLVAGAGGFIGCHLVTYLKRQGYWVRGVDLKYPEFSSHFADEFLLLDLRRLEDCLEATRDIDDVYALAADTGGSGFLRSRKASSIYNNLLLSLDARVRTHQTCQTLSSCLFSYSRP, from the coding sequence ATGGCTAACCGCGGACACGTTCTTGTCGCCGGAGCTGGGGGATTTATAGGTTGCCATTTGGTAACCTACCTCAAGCGCCAAGGCTATTGGGTCCGTGGTGTGGATCTGAAGTACCCAGAATTTAGCTCCCATTTTGCTGACGAGTTTCTTTTGCTTGACCTACGGCGGCTGGAAGACTGCTTGGAAGCGACCCGAGACATCGACGATGTATATGCATTAGCCGCTGACACTGGCGGCAGCGGGTTTCTGCGTTCACGCAAAGCATCCTCTATATACAACAACTTACTACTCTCTCTCGACGCTAGAGTCCGCACGCACCAGACGTGTCAAACGCTATCTTCTTGCCTCTTCTCTTATTCTCGCCCTTGA